The following coding sequences lie in one Dehalococcoidia bacterium genomic window:
- the ychF gene encoding redox-regulated ATPase YchF, with product MSLGIGIIGLSGSGRTTVFNALTGNKAETGGYGAASAAHVGMARVPDARLDVLTGMFQPKKTVHAEIQYLDIGASVKALAKGGGTAGQLLTQLAGVDALLNVVRAFEDPAIPHPSGSIDVARDISDMNLEVTFSDLAIIEKRFNRIASSIRGAKPEEKPRLLAEQELMHRLRDELEKDIPIREQKLTEEEERLLVGYQFLSAKPLITLVNIGEADLPKSKQMETELNQKFAQPRHRVIVLCGKLEMDLSGLDEASTKEFLKEYGLEQTGLERVIHTSYDLLGLISFLTVGPDEVRAWPITKGSNAQKAAGKIHSDIERGFIRAEVIGYKELLECQTLTEAKKRGQLRLEGKTYTVQDGDVINFLFNV from the coding sequence ATGAGTCTGGGAATCGGCATCATCGGGCTTTCCGGCAGCGGCCGCACCACCGTCTTCAACGCCCTCACCGGCAACAAGGCGGAGACGGGCGGATACGGAGCGGCTTCGGCGGCGCACGTTGGCATGGCCAGGGTGCCGGACGCGCGCCTGGACGTCCTCACAGGAATGTTCCAGCCTAAGAAAACCGTACATGCCGAGATCCAGTACCTCGACATCGGCGCCTCCGTCAAGGCCCTAGCCAAGGGCGGCGGCACGGCGGGGCAGCTTTTGACTCAGCTTGCCGGTGTGGACGCGCTGCTCAACGTGGTGCGCGCCTTCGAAGACCCGGCCATCCCCCACCCCTCGGGCAGCATCGACGTGGCGCGCGACATCTCGGACATGAACCTCGAAGTCACCTTTTCCGACCTGGCCATCATCGAAAAACGCTTCAACCGCATCGCCTCGTCCATACGCGGGGCCAAGCCGGAGGAGAAGCCCCGCTTGCTGGCGGAGCAGGAGCTGATGCACCGCCTGCGCGACGAGCTTGAAAAGGACATCCCCATCCGCGAGCAGAAGCTGACCGAGGAGGAAGAGCGCCTGCTGGTGGGCTATCAGTTCCTCTCGGCCAAACCGCTCATCACGCTGGTCAACATCGGCGAGGCTGACCTGCCGAAGTCGAAGCAGATGGAGACGGAGCTCAACCAGAAGTTCGCCCAGCCGCGCCACCGCGTCATCGTGCTGTGCGGCAAGCTGGAAATGGACCTGTCGGGGCTGGACGAAGCCTCGACAAAGGAATTCCTCAAGGAGTACGGGCTGGAGCAGACCGGGCTCGAGCGCGTCATACACACATCGTACGACCTGCTCGGACTCATATCGTTCCTCACCGTCGGGCCGGACGAGGTGCGCGCCTGGCCCATAACCAAGGGCTCGAACGCGCAGAAGGCCGCCGGCAAGATACACTCCGACATCGAGCGCGGCTTCATCCGCGCCGAGGTCATCGGATATAAAGAGCTGCTGGAGTGCCAGACGCTGACCGAGGCCAAGAAGCGCGGGCAGCTGAGGCTGGAAGGCAAGACGTACACCGTGCAGGACGGAGACGTGATCAACTTCCTGTTTAACGTGTAA
- the holA gene encoding DNA polymerase III subunit delta, translating to MAREFYLIHVFYGADDFSIHEALDEIKKGLGDASMLSANTTRLEGAKLRTEELECAVQSVPFFGEKRLVIIDGLLGRFEPKEKRGAAKKAARPPKESEAELHKTFASLINATPESSILVLLNGEIGKSNVLLKEISPKADIRLFAPLKGMQLESWAKKRVSQAGGTISEDALKNLVRLVGSDLWVMKGEIEKLVLYAGERSIEAEDVKKLVGLSREASIFTLVDAIVDGRLGLANQTMNEMLESGAAPSYVLVMLARQLRLLVRAKELKNSGQSESAIQGALGLGEFPFRKTLEQASRYTMSRLKDFYHRLLDTDLAIKTGKYDDELALTILVSELCSQNK from the coding sequence ATGGCTCGGGAGTTTTACTTGATACACGTCTTTTACGGCGCCGACGATTTTTCCATCCACGAAGCCCTCGACGAGATAAAAAAGGGGCTGGGCGATGCCTCCATGCTTTCGGCCAACACCACGCGTCTGGAAGGGGCCAAGTTACGCACCGAGGAGCTCGAGTGCGCCGTGCAGTCCGTGCCTTTCTTCGGCGAAAAGCGGCTGGTGATAATCGACGGCCTGCTGGGGCGTTTTGAACCAAAAGAAAAGCGCGGCGCGGCCAAAAAAGCGGCCAGACCTCCTAAAGAGAGTGAAGCCGAGCTGCACAAGACTTTTGCATCCCTCATCAACGCCACGCCCGAAAGCAGCATACTCGTCCTGCTGAACGGCGAAATCGGCAAGTCGAACGTACTGCTCAAGGAAATCTCCCCCAAAGCCGATATTCGCCTGTTTGCCCCCCTCAAGGGCATGCAGCTCGAGAGCTGGGCTAAAAAACGCGTCTCTCAGGCGGGGGGAACAATCTCTGAGGATGCGCTCAAAAATCTCGTTCGGCTGGTGGGCAGCGACCTGTGGGTGATGAAGGGCGAAATAGAAAAGCTGGTGCTCTACGCCGGGGAGCGCTCCATCGAGGCCGAAGACGTTAAAAAGCTGGTGGGCCTTTCACGCGAGGCCAGCATATTCACGCTGGTGGATGCCATCGTTGACGGCAGGCTCGGCCTGGCCAACCAGACCATGAACGAGATGCTGGAAAGCGGGGCCGCGCCCAGCTACGTGCTAGTGATGCTGGCAAGACAGCTACGGCTCCTCGTCCGCGCCAAGGAACTCAAAAACTCGGGGCAGTCCGAGAGTGCCATACAGGGGGCGCTGGGGTTGGGCGAATTTCCCTTCCGCAAGACGCTGGAGCAGGCATCGCGCTATACCATGTCGCGCTTGAAGGATTTCTATCACCGGCTGCTCGATACAGACCTGGCCATCAAGACCGGCAAATATGACGATGAGCTGGCGCTGACTATCCTGGTGTCTGAACTCTGTTCGCAGAATAAATGA
- the galU gene encoding UTP--glucose-1-phosphate uridylyltransferase: protein MEVRKAVIPAAGWGTRFLPVTRAYPKELLPLINKPLIQYAVEEAVNSGIEEIVIVIAEGRHAIPDYFKAAPELRAFLQERGGTKLADEMARLDNLADITYVMQSERRGLGHAVLMAKKVVGNEPFAVILPDDVVDAREPVLAQMLKVSKKYESSVVAVESIDTPEIQRYGVIRPETVSPRVHKVLALVEKPTPETAPSSLGIVGRYILTPEIFDAIETTRPGSQGEIQLTDAASLLLKTQSIYALEFEGRRFDAGNPVGWVEAQMAFGLKNPEFGDALREKLRRMI, encoded by the coding sequence ATGGAAGTACGCAAAGCGGTAATACCGGCGGCGGGATGGGGCACGCGTTTTCTGCCCGTGACCCGCGCCTATCCCAAGGAGCTGCTGCCCCTCATCAACAAGCCCCTCATCCAGTACGCCGTGGAGGAAGCGGTCAACTCCGGCATAGAGGAAATCGTTATCGTGATAGCAGAAGGCAGGCACGCCATCCCCGATTATTTCAAAGCCGCACCAGAGTTGCGTGCGTTCCTCCAAGAAAGAGGCGGAACCAAACTGGCCGACGAGATGGCGCGGCTGGATAACCTGGCTGACATAACTTACGTGATGCAATCCGAGCGGCGGGGGCTGGGGCATGCCGTGCTGATGGCCAAAAAGGTGGTAGGCAATGAGCCCTTCGCCGTGATACTGCCCGACGACGTGGTGGATGCCCGTGAGCCGGTGCTGGCGCAAATGCTCAAGGTTTCTAAAAAATATGAGTCAAGCGTAGTGGCGGTGGAGTCTATCGATACGCCGGAGATACAGCGCTACGGGGTTATCCGCCCCGAAACGGTGAGCCCGCGCGTGCACAAGGTGCTGGCGCTGGTGGAAAAACCAACCCCCGAGACGGCCCCCTCTTCACTCGGCATCGTGGGGCGCTATATCCTCACGCCGGAGATTTTCGATGCCATCGAAACAACCAGGCCGGGCAGCCAGGGCGAGATACAACTCACCGACGCGGCGTCCCTGCTGCTGAAAACGCAATCTATATACGCGCTGGAGTTCGAGGGCCGGCGCTTCGATGCGGGCAATCCGGTGGGGTGGGTGGAGGCGCAGATGGCTTTCGGGCTGAAGAACCCGGAGTTCGGGGATGCGCTGCGGGAGAAGCTGCGAAGGATGATTTAG
- a CDS encoding AbrB/MazE/SpoVT family DNA-binding domain-containing protein produces the protein MLTKLTSGGQVTLPKEIRNKTNMQPGDFVEIELNDEGHIVLTPKKLVDADQAYFWAEEWQKGERKADEDIKAGRVKSFKSAAAAVKYLEDKK, from the coding sequence ATACTAACTAAACTCACAAGCGGGGGACAGGTTACTCTACCCAAAGAGATTCGTAATAAAACCAATATGCAACCCGGTGACTTTGTAGAAATTGAGTTAAACGATGAAGGGCATATAGTTCTGACCCCTAAAAAATTAGTGGATGCCGATCAGGCTTACTTCTGGGCCGAAGAATGGCAGAAAGGCGAGCGCAAAGCGGATGAGGATATCAAAGCCGGGCGTGTAAAGTCCTTCAAGTCAGCAGCTGCTGCTGTTAAGTATCTTGAGGACAAAAAATAG
- a CDS encoding alanine--tRNA ligase, whose product MTGDEIRAKFLAYFEERGHKVIPSSSLIPHGDPTLLLTTAGMVQLKPYFMGQAKPPHTRLASCQKCFRTTDIESVGDASHLTFFEMLGNFSVGDYFKAEAVAFAWEFITVRLGIPKERLWTTVYLDDDEAMQLWRKMGVPAERIVRLGEEDNFWGPAGDSGPCGPCSEIHYDFGEAAGCGKPDCNPSCKCGRFCEIWNLVFMQYNQDKQGNRTPLPKPNIDTGMGLERVTAVMQGKNTVYLTDIFQPLLKRASEITGKKYGANAEDDRSMRVVAEHGRAVAFLIADGVLPSNEGRGYVLRRLLRRGVLFGRRLGLDKPFLVDMAAATIEQMGKVYLELVKRRAFILDVVRSEEERFEETLSTGLDLLDEIMAREETKVRMRITGEAAFKLYDTYGFPVEITREIASSRGFEVDIEGFEREMDKQREKARSAHKFGGGEKGGAKFTGEFEPTRFTGYAGLKESTRVAGIIVANEGVNEIATDQKAGIVLEDTPFYAEMGGQVGDTGQIKAEGGLFTVTNTIKLGAHTTLHQGYVAEGSFAVGDAVIAEVDPARRADIARNHTATHLLHYALRQVLGEHVQQRGSLVEPLRLRFDFSHLAPLAAEEIDKIQDIVNAEVRHNHPVYDKQMSYKEAVVSGAIALFDEKYGDVVRVLSIGRPAISTELCGGTHVAATGEIGIFQIVSEASVGSGLRRIEAVTGREAMRIAVASINTLQSLGKLLDSAPEGVMQKVQALLASRDAEIKRAEIMEREAALKDVSALLTHAVDVDGVKLLAVRVKPARPETVREVADALTNKLGSAVVVLGTVSDEKPYFVVSVTPDLTAKGYHAGNLIRQVAAITGGGGGGKPGLAQGGGKDVSKLDEAISAVPGLLKKK is encoded by the coding sequence TTGACTGGTGACGAAATCCGCGCCAAGTTTCTGGCCTATTTCGAGGAAAGGGGGCACAAGGTCATCCCTTCTTCCTCTCTCATCCCGCACGGCGACCCCACCCTCCTCCTCACCACGGCGGGCATGGTGCAGCTCAAGCCCTATTTCATGGGGCAGGCCAAGCCGCCCCACACGCGCCTCGCCTCCTGCCAGAAGTGCTTCCGCACCACCGATATAGAGTCCGTGGGAGACGCCAGCCACCTGACCTTTTTCGAGATGCTGGGCAACTTCTCGGTCGGCGACTACTTCAAGGCCGAGGCCGTCGCCTTTGCTTGGGAGTTCATTACCGTGCGCCTGGGAATCCCTAAAGAGCGGCTATGGACAACCGTCTATCTGGATGACGATGAGGCCATGCAACTCTGGCGCAAGATGGGCGTGCCAGCCGAGCGCATCGTGCGTTTAGGCGAGGAGGACAATTTCTGGGGCCCCGCCGGGGATTCCGGCCCCTGCGGCCCGTGCAGCGAAATACATTACGACTTCGGCGAGGCTGCCGGATGCGGCAAGCCCGATTGCAACCCCTCCTGCAAGTGCGGGCGCTTCTGCGAGATATGGAACCTGGTTTTCATGCAGTACAACCAGGACAAGCAGGGAAACAGGACGCCGCTCCCCAAACCCAATATAGATACCGGCATGGGGCTGGAGCGCGTCACCGCTGTCATGCAGGGCAAGAATACCGTCTATCTAACCGATATATTCCAGCCTCTGCTCAAGCGCGCGTCGGAAATCACGGGCAAGAAGTACGGTGCGAATGCGGAGGACGACCGCTCCATGCGCGTGGTGGCCGAGCACGGGCGGGCTGTTGCCTTCCTCATCGCCGACGGCGTGCTGCCCTCCAACGAGGGGCGCGGATATGTGCTCAGACGTTTACTCCGGCGCGGCGTGCTGTTCGGACGGAGGCTGGGTCTGGACAAACCCTTCTTGGTAGATATGGCGGCAGCCACCATTGAGCAGATGGGCAAGGTCTATCTCGAATTGGTCAAGCGCAGGGCCTTCATCCTGGACGTCGTCAGGAGCGAAGAAGAGCGCTTTGAAGAGACGCTTAGCACTGGCCTCGACCTGCTGGACGAGATAATGGCGCGCGAGGAAACCAAGGTCCGCATGCGCATCACCGGCGAGGCCGCTTTCAAACTCTATGATACCTATGGATTCCCGGTGGAAATCACTCGGGAAATTGCTTCGTCACGCGGTTTCGAGGTGGATATCGAGGGCTTCGAGCGCGAGATGGACAAGCAGCGCGAAAAGGCACGCTCCGCCCACAAGTTCGGCGGGGGCGAAAAGGGCGGCGCCAAATTTACCGGCGAGTTTGAGCCCACGCGCTTCACGGGCTATGCCGGGCTCAAGGAAAGCACGCGCGTCGCAGGTATAATCGTGGCCAACGAAGGCGTCAACGAAATTGCCACGGACCAGAAGGCGGGCATTGTCCTTGAGGACACCCCCTTCTACGCCGAGATGGGCGGTCAGGTCGGAGACACAGGGCAGATAAAGGCTGAAGGTGGGCTGTTTACGGTCACCAATACGATTAAACTGGGCGCACACACCACTCTGCATCAGGGCTATGTGGCCGAGGGAAGCTTTGCGGTCGGCGACGCTGTGATTGCCGAGGTTGACCCCGCGCGGCGCGCTGACATCGCGCGCAACCATACCGCCACACACCTCTTGCACTACGCCTTGAGGCAGGTGCTGGGCGAGCACGTGCAGCAGAGGGGCTCGCTGGTGGAGCCGCTTAGGTTACGCTTCGATTTCTCGCACCTCGCTCCTCTGGCTGCTGAGGAGATAGATAAAATTCAGGATATCGTCAATGCCGAGGTGCGCCATAACCACCCGGTGTATGACAAACAGATGTCGTATAAAGAGGCTGTTGTCTCCGGGGCTATCGCCCTTTTTGATGAAAAATACGGCGACGTGGTGCGGGTCTTATCAATCGGACGTCCAGCCATCAGCACCGAGTTGTGCGGCGGCACGCACGTTGCGGCCACGGGCGAGATAGGGATATTCCAGATTGTCAGCGAGGCCAGCGTGGGTTCCGGCCTGCGCCGCATCGAGGCAGTTACGGGGCGTGAGGCGATGAGGATAGCCGTTGCGAGCATCAACACGCTCCAGTCGCTCGGCAAGCTGCTGGACAGCGCGCCCGAAGGCGTCATGCAGAAGGTGCAGGCCCTGCTGGCCAGCCGCGATGCCGAGATCAAGCGCGCCGAAATCATGGAGCGCGAGGCGGCGCTCAAGGACGTGTCCGCTCTGCTTACTCACGCCGTAGATGTCGATGGAGTGAAGCTGCTGGCTGTGCGCGTCAAGCCCGCCCGCCCGGAGACCGTGCGCGAGGTAGCCGACGCTCTGACGAACAAGCTGGGCAGCGCGGTGGTGGTGCTCGGCACGGTGAGCGACGAAAAGCCGTACTTTGTGGTTTCGGTAACACCCGACTTGACGGCCAAGGGTTATCACGCCGGCAACCTCATACGCCAGGTGGCGGCCATCACGGGGGGCGGTGGTGGCGGCAAACCGGGACTGGCTCAGGGCGGCGGCAAGGACGTCTCTAAACTGGACGAGGCAATCTCGGCGGTGCCGGGGTTGTTGAAAAAGAAGTAA
- the ruvX gene encoding Holliday junction resolvase RuvX, whose amino-acid sequence MALDVGDSRIGVALSDPLEMLASPLTIIKRLNEASDLQSVANLVNEHKAGKLLVGLPLSLSGETGMQAEKVKAFASRLQAALSIPLEMVDERFSTVTAREYMSETGRKKDRFKKDDAIAAAVILQSYLDEASSRQAKMS is encoded by the coding sequence ATGGCTCTGGACGTAGGCGACAGCCGCATCGGGGTGGCCTTATCCGATCCACTTGAGATGCTGGCCAGCCCGCTAACCATCATAAAACGCTTGAACGAGGCTTCGGACCTACAGAGTGTCGCCAACCTGGTTAACGAGCACAAGGCCGGGAAACTTCTGGTCGGGTTGCCCCTATCGCTGTCCGGTGAGACCGGCATGCAGGCGGAAAAAGTAAAGGCGTTTGCCTCTCGTCTCCAGGCTGCCCTTTCCATACCGCTAGAAATGGTTGACGAGCGCTTCAGCACCGTCACGGCGCGCGAGTATATGAGTGAGACCGGGAGGAAGAAGGACCGCTTCAAGAAGGACGACGCCATCGCCGCCGCCGTCATTTTACAGTCCTACCTCGATGAGGCTTCGTCGCGACAGGCTAAGATGTCCTAA
- a CDS encoding protoheme IX farnesyltransferase, which produces MPFTSTVKNYIEVLKPRETLLLGFIGLCSVIIGAQGHPPIGTLFLATLTILIASAGANGLTNYLDRDVDARMRRTCGRVLPTKRIQPPWKVLAWSLSLISLGLALAWVVHPYAFAADLAGTVAAAVFRKRVICVFPQGAIASCAPVLMGWFAVNPHFTLEAGLLCLLICAWLPLHVWSVMVSHRDDYIGAGITFFPMNVSVRTAVLVLLVFALVLNVAAVSLYYVAGFNLLYLLVAVILGAAMLFATARLVSSHTSKDAWKLYKLSSFPYLGLIFVAMCISIWVG; this is translated from the coding sequence ATGCCTTTTACCTCTACTGTTAAAAACTACATTGAAGTCTTAAAACCCCGCGAGACGCTCCTGCTGGGTTTCATCGGCCTGTGTTCCGTCATCATCGGAGCGCAGGGACATCCGCCAATCGGCACTCTCTTTCTGGCGACTTTAACCATCCTCATTGCCTCCGCCGGAGCCAATGGCCTGACCAACTACCTCGACCGCGATGTGGACGCCCGCATGCGGCGCACCTGCGGGCGCGTGCTGCCAACGAAGCGCATCCAGCCCCCGTGGAAGGTGCTGGCCTGGTCTCTCAGTCTTATCTCTCTGGGTCTGGCACTGGCCTGGGTGGTGCACCCGTATGCCTTCGCCGCCGACCTCGCGGGCACGGTTGCCGCCGCCGTCTTTCGCAAACGAGTCATCTGCGTTTTCCCGCAGGGGGCCATCGCCAGTTGCGCCCCGGTGCTGATGGGCTGGTTTGCCGTAAATCCGCACTTCACACTGGAAGCGGGGCTGCTCTGCCTGCTTATCTGCGCCTGGCTGCCTTTGCATGTGTGGAGCGTGATGGTCTCCCACAGAGACGATTACATAGGCGCGGGAATTACATTTTTCCCCATGAACGTTTCGGTGCGCACGGCTGTCCTGGTGCTGTTGGTTTTCGCACTGGTGCTGAACGTGGCGGCGGTCAGCCTTTATTACGTGGCGGGCTTCAACCTGCTTTATCTGCTTGTGGCTGTAATCCTCGGAGCGGCCATGCTCTTTGCAACTGCGAGGCTGGTGTCCTCGCACACGTCCAAAGACGCCTGGAAGCTCTACAAGCTATCGAGCTTTCCTTACTTGGGCTTGATTTTCGTGGCGATGTGCATAAGTATCTGGGTGGGTTAA
- a CDS encoding tRNA guanosine(34) transglycosylase Tgt, with translation MDNFRLVKHPSSASARAGELVTAHGVIPTPVFMPVGSQATVKTLTPDEINTLGARLILCNTYHLYLRPGIEVIKKLGGLHRFMDRDGAILTDSGGYQVFSLSALSKVTDEGVTFRSHIDGSTHFITPEIAVALQEGLGSDIAMVLDEPSPSDAPLSQVRQAMERTHRWAERSLAAHKRADQQLFAIVQGGFSPELRRQSAEYLTSLDFPGYALGGLSLGEPKELTWETARTTLQYLPQDRPRYLMGVGSPEDVVEAVGLGVDMMDCVLPTRVARNGALFTRRGRVNIDNAVFREMDSPVERGCDCYTCAHFSAAYVSHLFRAQELLAYRLATIHNLRFMARLMGDVRSSILNGSFEGFKKDFLSGYQTTDEGVRLEQKQKWIKARKPAID, from the coding sequence ATGGACAATTTCCGACTGGTCAAGCATCCTTCCTCCGCCTCAGCCCGCGCCGGTGAACTCGTCACGGCGCACGGCGTCATTCCCACCCCCGTCTTCATGCCGGTGGGCAGCCAGGCCACGGTCAAAACCCTCACGCCGGACGAGATAAATACGCTCGGCGCGCGGCTCATCCTCTGCAACACCTACCACCTCTACCTCAGACCGGGCATTGAGGTCATCAAAAAGCTGGGCGGGTTGCATCGCTTTATGGACCGGGACGGGGCCATCCTCACCGATTCGGGCGGCTACCAGGTGTTCAGCCTGTCGGCTCTTTCCAAAGTTACCGACGAAGGCGTCACCTTCCGCTCGCATATCGACGGTTCGACCCACTTCATCACGCCCGAAATAGCTGTAGCTCTCCAGGAGGGGCTGGGTTCGGATATCGCCATGGTGCTGGACGAACCCTCACCTTCCGATGCTCCCCTTTCTCAAGTACGCCAGGCTATGGAGCGCACGCACCGCTGGGCGGAGAGAAGTCTGGCCGCTCATAAGAGGGCGGACCAGCAGCTTTTTGCTATCGTGCAGGGCGGCTTCTCGCCGGAACTGCGCAGGCAGTCCGCCGAGTACCTCACCTCGCTGGATTTTCCCGGCTACGCGCTGGGGGGCCTGAGTCTGGGCGAACCCAAAGAGCTTACCTGGGAGACGGCGCGCACAACGCTCCAGTATCTGCCGCAGGACAGGCCGCGCTACCTGATGGGCGTGGGCTCGCCAGAGGACGTGGTGGAGGCGGTGGGGCTGGGCGTTGATATGATGGACTGCGTGCTGCCCACGCGCGTGGCGCGCAACGGAGCGCTTTTCACCCGCCGAGGGCGGGTCAACATCGATAACGCCGTTTTCCGCGAGATGGATTCTCCCGTAGAGCGAGGCTGCGACTGCTACACCTGCGCCCACTTCTCGGCAGCCTACGTCAGCCACCTTTTCCGCGCGCAGGAACTGCTGGCCTACCGTTTGGCCACCATCCACAACCTGCGGTTTATGGCTCGACTCATGGGGGACGTCCGCTCGTCTATCCTTAACGGCTCGTTCGAGGGTTTCAAGAAAGATTTTCTATCCGGCTACCAGACCACTGACGAGGGCGTGCGCCTGGAGCAGAAGCAGAAGTGGATCAAGGCGCGCAAGCCGGCGATAGATTAA